The Halopiger aswanensis nucleotide sequence CCGCGTCGAGGAGGTCTGCGGCGACGCCGCCGAGCGGCTCCTCGAGAAACACGACTACACCTCGCGCGCGGAGGTCTCGATGGAGGCCGAGTTCATGCGCCGCGAGCAGACGCCCGCCAGCGACCGCGAGACCCAGCACACGGTCGATATCATCGCCGCCGCGACGGCGACCGAGGAGGGCACGCGCGAGGAGATCGGCGCCGAAGTGACGGGCATGACCGTCTGTCCCTGCTCGCAGGGGATGTCCGCCGCGCGCGCGAAGCAGACGCTCGAGGATCTGGGCGTCGACGAGGAGACGATCACGGAGTTCCTCGACGAAGTCCCGCAGCCGGGCCACTCCCAGCGCGGGCACGCGACGCTGACCGTCGAGGCGAACGGCGATCCGGACATCGACCTCAACGACATCATCGACGTCGCTCGCGACTCGATGAGCGCACGGATTTACAACCTCGCGAAGCGCCCCGACGAGGATCACATGACCTACGCGGCCCACGCGGACGCGAAGTTCGTCGAGGACTGCGTGCGCTCGATGGCCGAGGGCGTCGTCGACGAGTTCGACCACCTCGCGGACGACGCGGTCATCACGATGAAACAGTCCAACGACGAGTCGATCCACCAGCACAACGCCCACGCCGAGCGCGTCGTCGAGATGGAGACGCTGCGGAAAGAAGTCAACGGCGAAGGAAGTTAGCGTAGCTATTAAAAGGTCAGCGGCTCCGCTTCTTCCCACCGCGGGACGAACTCGTCGTGGACGCTCGCCGCGAACTCCGGATCCTTCAGATCGATCATCCCGAACGCCTCGCCCGACGAGAGCGGGTTCGGCACCTGAATACAGACCTCGACGTCGTCGATGAGGTTGAACGTCCCCGTTACGTCCTCGTTCGTCCGAACGTCGAAGTCGTCGCGAGCCTGGAGCGTCTCCCGGTACCGCCGGCCGACCCGTTCGGAGAGCGCCGGCACCATCTGTCGCGTCATCAGGACGTCGACCGACACCCCGCGGTCGAGCGCGTCCTCGAGTTGCGCGGTGACGTCCTCGCTTAGCGCCTGAACGTCCCGCCGCGGCGCCGGGTTCGCGACGACCATCACGATGTGGTCGTCCGCGGCCGCCAGTCGCTCGAGCAGGAGGTCCGTCGTTTCCTCGGGACCGACTGCGGCGGTCCAGAACTGGTCCTCGACCGGATCCGCGGCGTCGAGTTCGTCCGAAAGGTCGTCGACGATCGACTCGTACTGTTCGGCCTTCTCCTCGAGTTCGCGCTTCTTGTCGTCGAGGAGGCGATCGAGCGCGGTCGAGGGCTCGACGGCGACGTACTTCTTCGGCCGGCTCGCGGTCTGGCTCCGGACGAGGTTGTACTGTTCGATGCTGTTGAGGACGTCGTAGATCCGTCCCATCGGAACGTCGCTCGCCCGTGACAACTCCTTAGCGGTTGTCGGGCCCGTATTCAACAGCGCACGATACGCTCGCGCTTCGTACTCGGAGAGCCCGAGGTCCCGGAGACTGGCCATACCCGAAGCGATTCGCCGCCGAAATATAAACGCTATGGTGGTTTGAACTGGAAACGTTCGGACCGATTACGCGCGCAACTCAGTCGAGAACGGTTTGTACGCGCTCGCTCAACTGCTCTGGAGTTTCGGCGGGTTCGGAGACGTGGTCGCCGCGTTCGACGCGGGCCGTGCCCGCCTCGAGCGTCGCGTCCGACGCGTCGGGCACGACGACCTTCTCGTGGTCCGCCAGCCGGAGCGCCGCACGGTGGAGGTCCGAACCCGGCTCGGCCGCGACGCGGATGGCGAGCGGTCCCTCGAGCAGTCGCGAAGCTGCCGTCGCGTACCGCGCGATTTGGACGCCGAAGCGGTCACTTGCGCCGGCGAAGGCCTCGAGCGTCTCGCGGGCGTACTCGCGGTAGCGGTCGGCGTCCGCGTCGGTTTCGTCGGTTCCTTCCGTAAGTTCCGCGAGGTCGATCAGCGCGTCCGCGAACGCGACGTTGGCGTCCAGCGGTCGGAGCGGCCGGTCGAGCAGCCCAACCCCCTCTGCGGGACCGTCGACGAACGAATCCTCGTCGTGGAGGTGCTCGATCGTCGCGTCTGCGACCCGCTGGGCGTCCGCGAGGAACTCCGTGTCGAGCACGCTCGCGGCGGTCGTCAGCGCCTCGAGGGCGCGGGCCTGATTCGTCAGCAGCGGCGTCGGCGCGTCGGTCCCGTCCGCGGTGTGCTGATGCGCGACGACGCCGTCTGCCGCGAGCAGGTCCTCGCGCAGCGTGGCGAGCGCGCGCTCGGCGTAGCGACGGGCGCGTTCGTCGTCGGTGTAAGCGTAGTAGGTGAGCAGCCCGTCGATCGCGAGTGCGTTCGGCCCGGCGAAGACGCCGTCGTCGACCGGCGGTTCGTCCGCGGACGCTCGGTCGGTCGCGTCGAGGCTGTAGGCGTCGTCCTCGCCGGGGGCCTGGCTGTTGGCGAAGCCGTCGACGTCGCCGTTCCACAGCGTCGTCGTCAGGAAGTCGATCGTGCGCTCGGCGGGCTCGCGGTACTCGTTCTTGCCCGTCAGCAGGTAGGCGTTCGCGAACGCGCGCACGAGGCCGCCGTTGGAGTCCAATAGTTTCTCGCGCTGGACGCCGCCCCAGTCCCGATCGGTGGCGAAGCGGTAGAAGCCGCCGTCGTACTCGTCCAGCAGGTTTGCGCTGACCGCATCGAACGAGCGCAGCGCCATTTCGCGGTCGCGCTTGAGTGCGAACTCGAGAGCGTCGGGCAGCGGAAACTTCGGACTCTGGCCCCAGCCGCCGGCGACCTCGTCGTAGGTCTCGGTGAGCTGGCCGAGCATCGCGGCCTCGATGTCGTCGGTGAGCTCGCCGGCCGGCGGGTTGTCCTCCCGGAGCGGCCGGGGGACGCGCGCGGCGCCGCTGCCCTTGGTTTGCCACATCGTCCGGACGCTGTCGAGCACCTGGCGCATCCCGTCGGCGCCGAGGTAGCCCGCGCCCGTCAGGACGTTGCCGTCGGGTGCGAGGAAGACGGTCGAGGGGAAGCCGCCCATGTTGTACCGATCGCGCACGCGCGGGTAGCGATCGACGTCGACCCGGACGGGGACGAAGCTGTCGTTGATGTTCGCCGCGATCCGGGGCTCGGCGTAGGTTTCCGCGTCCATCTCGTGGCAGTGGTCGCACCACGTCGCGGTGAGCGAGAGCAAGACGGGGGTATCGGCCGCCGCGGCCTCGTCGAAGGCGTCCTGACCCCACTCGCGCCACTCGACGCGGGTTGCGTCGTCGTCCATACCGGGTGGTAGTGTGTCGCGGGCGTAAGGCCTTCGCTCGCGGCACGGCGGCGGTTCGAGCACCTGCTCGAGGGGCGCCGGTGGGCGACGGCCCGAATTCGTCTCCCGAAATTGAGAGTAAAGGGTTTTCACGCTTCGCCGGCTATATCGAGGCATGCTCCGGTGGATTCTGGCGTTGTTGCTCATCCCGTTCCTCGACGCCGTGTTGCTCGGGATTATCGTCACGCAGTTCAATGCGCTCACCTGGCCGCTGATGGTCCTGCTCGTCGTCCTGACGGGGCTGGTGGGCATGCTTCTGGTTCGCGCCGAAGGCCGGCGCACGATCGGGAAAATGCAACGCTCGCTGGCACAGGGGAAGCCGCCGACGAACGAACTACTCGACGGCGGGCTCCTGATCGCCGCCGGAGCGTTCCTGCTGACCCCCGGACTTGTGACGGACCTCCTCGGGTTTCTGCTCGCGGTGCCGCTAACTCGGGTTCCGATCCGCGCCCTGCTCAAGCGCTACGTGATCGTCCCCTACGCGGACAAGAAGACGGGCGGGTTCGCGAGCGGCGGCGTCTGGACCTTCGGGTTCCCGGACGACGGACGGGGCCAGGGGCCGGGAACTCCCGGCCAGGGCTCGCCCGGAAACGGACCCGGATCTGGACCCAGTACCGGCGGCTCGAGCGGCGCTGACGGCACCTACGACCTCGGAAGCGATTCCTACACCGTCAACACGGACGACCCCTCGAGCGGGGACGGCACCCGAATCGATATCGGGAGCGACGAGGGCGAGGAATCGGACGACGGCGACGGGTTCTCTCGGTAGCAGTTCCCATAGCAGGTCCGGAAAGAAACGCTTAAACATATGACCCGGCAACAAACGAGTGCAGACGCGGGCCGATAGCTCAATTAGGTTGAGCGCCACTCTGATAAGGTGGAGGTTCTCGGTTCAAATCCGAGTCGGCCCATATTCTTGCGGCGAACAAACCCGTGAGCCGCAGATATGGATCCGCGATGATTTGAACGAGAGGAGTCGCAGCCCGGGAAGCGAACGTAGTGAGCGACCCGGACCGCTTCGCGTTGTTCAAATCCGAGTCGACCCTGCTTCTCCAGCGAATTACGTCACACGCAGTAGCTTTCGGTGACGGTCTGCGTGGTCCCACGCTGATTCACGGCGCTCTGCATATCGTTTCCACTGGGACGAACTCGAGCGAGACGGGACACTGGCACCGATCGCGAGCAGTCAGAACTCGCGCAGGTCCTCGAGCACCGCTTCGGCGCTGCCGTCCGCGATAACCTCTCGAGCGCGCTCGAGGCCGTCCTCGAGGCTGTCGACGTCTTCGCGGGCGTACATGCGAAGCGCAGCGTTGAGGGCGATGGCGTCGGCGAAGTCGTCCTCGCGTTCGCCGGCCAGCACGTCCTCGGTGATGGTCGCCGAATCGGTGGCTACGTCGTCGACCTCGAGGTCCTCGTTTTCCATCTCCATGCCGTACTCGGCGGTCTCGATTTCGTAGTCCTCGAGGTCCTCGCCCGCGTTCCACTCAGCGACTTTCGTGTAGCCGGGCCGGATGTCGTCGTAGCCCTCCATCCCCTGGAAGAAGATGGCTCGCGAGTAGTCGAGTTGTTCGCTTTCCCGGATGAGGTCGGTCAGCTTCTTCGCGAACGCGAGGTGGTAGAACGACCCCAGGTGGACGTCGGCGTTCGCGGGGTTGGCGACGGTCTCGATCGTGTTGATGAACGTGCGCACGCCCATCTGATCGCGCCGGTCGTGCAGGGCGTGGACGGCGGGATTGAACGCGGGCTGGTAGTAGAAGCCGAAGCCGGTCTCATCAACCATGTCGGCGCTCGCTTCGGGTTCGAGCTCGGTCCGAACGCCGAGTTCCTCGAGGACGTGCTTGTACGCCGTTTCCTTCTGCGTGGGGACCCGGTCGCCCGAGTGGACGACGATCGGCGTTCCCGCGGCGGCGGCGACGATGCCCGCACCGACGCCGAGCAGGGCGGAGGTGTGCTTCCCGTCGTAGTTCGCACCGCAGTCGACCGGATCGGCGTCGGGTTCGGCGGTGACTACCGACTCCTCGCGCATGACGTCGGTGTAGGCCGCCAGCTCCTCGGCGTTGTTGCGCTTCCAGCGGTTCGCCAGCCAGAACGCGCCCAGCGTCGTCTCGTCCGGTTCGCCGGCGAAGATCCGCTGCAGTGCCTCCCGGGCCTGCTCGCGGGTCATGTCTTCGGCGGACTTCGGACCGGAGCCGACCACCTCGGTCATCAGCCGCTTGAGCGGCCACTCGCCGAACTCCTGCGTCGTTTGAGCCATGTACGCCGGTTCGGACGCGCGTTGCAAAAGGGTCCCGTTTCCGGCGACGTATCGGGCGTTCGACACGCCTACTGGATGAAACTGTAGAGAAGAGTACAGCCCGACAGCGACCGGTCAGTTCCGCGCCCAGTCCATGCCTTCCTCGAACGTGTTCGCCGTGTTCGTCTCGAGACCCGCCACGTCGCCGACCTGGCTCTCCAGCGCCATGTGCTTGATCCCGTCGGAGACCATCACCCACTTGGTGATGTCGTACTCGAGGCCGATGACCGCCGCTTCCTGAGCCTTCTCGAAGACGTCGGCGTTCAGCGCGGAATCCATCTTCAGCCACGAGAGATGGGCGTGAACGTTCGGTCGCGCGGCCAAGGTTTCGAATCGTTCGTTGACCTTCTCGTACTCGGATCGTTCGGAAGGCATCCCTTCGGGGAACTCGGCGATGAGCACGCCGTCTTCGACGTAGAGACTCCAATCGGATTGCGAACCGTCTCGATCGCGGTCGGATTTCGACATGAATAGCTCGTTTCGGTGGTGCACTCTTAACGGGCCTGGCCAACAGTGAACGCTGTTCCGGTAGAACCGGTCGTTGGGGTGCGCTATAGCCGCTCGGTGATCACCGCCGCGATCTGCACCCGCTCATTGATCTGCAACGCGGTCAGTACCTGTCCGATCGGTATCTTTTCGGGATCGCGGTGACATCGTCCTGCGATGACGGACGGCGGGCTTCCACTCGAGACGCTCGACCTATTCTTGCTCGGCATATTCGCGGTCGTCTCGCTGGGGCTGCTCGTCCCCGTCCACTACTCGCCGAGCGCCAGACTCGAGCGCCTCGAGCGAGATTACGGCCTCGACCGGTGGTCGGTCTGGATATGCTGCGTCGTTATCGTTTTCGCGATGACCGCCGTCGTCGCTGGCGGTCAGCCGTCGGAGGGTGTCAATCGGTTCCGCACCCGCCGTATCGCCGGTGCTGCGGCACCAGTCCTCACGACGGGCGTCTTGATGGTCGGACGGGCGATCGCTTCGATCCGCACTGCGAGGCGACTGGGTGACCTCGAGCGGACCCGTATCGGCGAACTACTACCCACAACCGCCAGTGGGACCGCCGATAACCGTGAACACGAGCAATCCGAAGCCGACGGTCGATCGCAGCTGGTTGCCCTCGAGGGAACGGCAGTTTCGACCGACGGTACCGTCGAAGCGCCGTTTACCGGAACCGAGGCACTGGTTTTCGAGAGCACGGTCTTCGAGCCCAAGGACGATTACGGCGACCCGGCCGCCGATGCTGTAGACGAGGACGACTGGCGGGCGGCGGGACTATTCGCTGAGCACGTCCCGTTCGCGATCGACGACGGTACGGGTCGCGTTCGCGTCGAACCGGCGGATGCGACGTTCGAACTCCGTCGGGTGGAGACCATCGAGGTCGCCGGCGACGAGCAAGCGCCGGAGCGGATCGAATCGCTCTTTCTAGAGACGCAAGCGCTGAACGGCACGACCCGCTCCCGCCGCTACGAGGAAGACGCCCTCGTTCCGGGTGCGCAGGTGGCGGTCGTCGGTCACCTCGAGGACGGCGTCGTCTCCAGTAGCGCGGGCAGTTCGAGCCGCTGGCGGTCGGCTCCGTTTCTCGTGGGCACACCGTCGCTGCCGGCGCTCGAGGACGAGTACCGATATCGAGTTGGGGGTGGCGTGCTCGGTCTTTGTATGAGTGCCGTAGGTCTCCTGATGCTGCTCTACGGCTTCAAAATCCTGTAATCTCGATCAACAGCAGGGATCGGTTCGCTCCGCCGCAGGAGGACCGGACCCATCGTCCCCGAAGAACCGCTGAAGGTTTTCGGGAACGCGGTAGGGTTCTCGAGGTGCCGAGCGCGCCCGATCGCGCGGCGACAGCGCGGCCCGCAGCAGCGCCTCGAGGAGCAGGTCCGGCGGCGCCTGCGCGTGCTGCTCGCCGCGATAGGTCCAGGTTCGGCAGTTGATTCCGGCCTCGGCGGAACAAAGGTCACCACAGGTTTCGCACGAACTCTCGTCGAACGCCGGTTGGACGTCGCGTCCGTCGATCCGAACGGTCGGGGAACTTTCCAGCCGGGTTCGGCGCGCAGCGACTTCGCTCGTCACGTGGACGTTTCTGACGACGACTTCGACGTCGAGGACGTCGAAGATCGGCTCGAGTCGCTCGAGGGCCTCGTGCAGCGACGCTTCGGTGCCGCGACAGCGATCGCACCGGTCTCGATCGAGGAACAGGAAGTCGACCAGCAGCGTTCGCCGCGGATACGAGTCGGCCGGGCGGTCTTCGACGGTAACTGTCGGACGAGCGTCGGTGTCGGTATCGGTGTTTGTCGGCATCTCGATTCACGCTACGCGCCTCGAGGCCATATATTAGACAGTACCGTGACAGAAAGGTGGTTTCAGCGGTGAAACCTACCAATAGCCGTATCTCCGCGTCGCGCGTATCGTCGACTCATGACCGATTCGGACTGGCAAGCGATCTGGCACTCGCTCCACAGCCTGCTCGGTGCGAAATGGACGAGCCACGTGCTCCGACTGCTGACTGACGGAGACCACGGATTCAACGACATGAAAGCCGAACTCGACGGAATTACTGCGACGATGCTTTCGCGTCGGCTCAGCGAACTCGAGTGTCACGGATTGGTCGACCGATCCGTCGAAGCGACCACTCCGCCGACGACGCAGTACCGGCTGACTGACCGCGGGGTAGCGGTCGCTGAGCGCCTGCGGGCGCTCGAGGACGTCGTTCAGGTAGCGACGTGCGAAAAGGGCGAGAATGATTGTAACGACACGACGGATTGTCAGATCACCGATGACGAGCTGTGTGTGACGGGGATTTCGGCGAGCGAGTGAACGGCCCAGCGCTACTGAGTGATAGCTGCGTCCGATGACCGATTACTCGAGCGCCTCGGCGACGGCCTCGATCGGCGTCGGCGGCTTCTCGTCGGCGCCGGGTCGCCCCTCGAGTTGGGTGCGACAGGAGGCGCCGGGCGCGACGACCCGGTCGCCGTCGCTCTCGTCGACCTGCTCGTAGAGGATGTCGGCGATCGCGTCGCTCATCGAGGCGTGTTCGGCCTCGTACCCGAACGAGCCGGCCATCCCGCAGCAGCCGGAGTCGAGCGGGTCGACGGCGTAGCCCGCGCGGCGGAGGACGCCGACCGCGTGGTGGTCCTTCGCCGTCGACTTCTGGTGGCAGTGGCCGTGGTAGGTCAGCGTCTCCGCGGGCGCGTCGAACTCGATTTCCTCGTCCAGCCGGAAGCTGTCGAGGTACTCGCAGACTCCGTGGGTTCCGCTCGCGAGGGTTTCGGCGGCCTCGTCGTCGAGCAGGTCGAGGTAGTCGGACTGGAACATGACCGCGTCCGAGGGCTCGATGACGACGACGTCCCAGCCGTCGGCGACCCGCGGCGCGAGCGCCTCGACGTTCTCGACGGCGGTCTCGCGGGCCTGCTCGAGGAAGCCCTTCGAGAACGCCGGACGGCCGGTATCGCACAGGTCCGGATCGTCGGGAACGGCGACGTGGACGCCGGCGGCCTCGAGCACTCGGACCGCCGCCTTGCCGGCCTCGGGGTAGCTGTAGTTGGTGTACGTGTCGGGGTAGAGGATCGCCTTGCGGTCGGCTTCCCCTTCGGAAACCCGAGACCCACCGCGGTGCTCGAACCAATCACGGAACGTCGTCGACCGGAACTCGGGCAGCGGGCGATCCGAATCGATCCCGATAGTCGCCTCGAGGAGTTTGCGCGCGCCCGGAACCTTCGAGGCGACGTTCGAGAGCGGCGCGAATCGACTCCCCAGTTTCGAGAGCGTCGCGACGTTGGCGAAGAGCCGATCCCGGAGCGTCGCGCCGTTGCGCCGGTGGTACTCGTGGGTGACTTCGGCCTTGAGCTTCGCCATATCGACCTCGCTCGGGCAGTCGATCGAACACCCTTTGCAGCCGATACAGAGCCCCATCACTTCCTCGACGAACTCGTCGCTGAAGGCTTCCTCGGGCTCTAAGTTGCCGCTCATCGCCTGCCGGAGCGCGTTTGCGCGGCCGCGCGTGGCGGTGATCTCCTCCCGGCTCGCCCGGTAGGTCGGGCACATCACGCCCCCCGTCGTGGACTGCTGGCCGCGACAGCCCCCGCAGCCGTGACAGAGCTCGACCATGCCCTGCATGCCGTTGTCGTTGTCCCACTCGAGTTCGGGCTCGAAGCCGGCCTCGAACTCGTAGTCGGGGTCGAACCGCAGGTGCTCGCGCAGGTCGGTCGGATTCTCCTCGCGGAAGACGACCTGGCCGGGATTCAGGATCCAGTCGGGGTCGAAGGCCGTCTTGAGGTCCTGGAAGGTTTGCCAGAGTTCCTCGCGGTAGAGCTTGCGATTCCACTGGGTTCGGGCGCGGCCGTCGCCGTGCTCGCCCGAGACGCTGCCGCCCAGTTCGACCACGAGGTCGGTCACATCGTCCGCGATTCCGTGCAGTTGCTCGAGGCCCACGTCGGTCTTCGTGTTCACGAGCGGCCGGACGTGGAGCACGCCGGGGCCGGCGTGAGCGTAGAAGCTGGCGTAGGTGTCGTGGTTCTCGAGGATCGCCTCGAATCCCTCGACGAACTCCGGCAGTTTGGCGGGCGGCACGGCGGTGTCCTCGATGAAGCTGATGTGCTTCTCGTCGGTCGTCCGCGAGAGCAGAATCGGGAGGCCGGACTTGCGGAGCTTCCAGAGCTTCGCGCGCTCTTCCTCGTCGTAGGCCTCGAGGGCGTCGATCGCGAGCGTTGCGGCGTCGGTCCGCGGTGCGTCGTCGGCCGGCTCGCCCTCAGCACTGGCGTCCGGACAGCGGTCCGCGAGCAGCCCGGCGACCTGCTCGCGACCGTGATCGACGTCCTCGGCGTAGAACTCCACGAGCAGGACGGCGTTGGTGCCGTCGGGCAGAATCTCGGTGACTGGGCCGAACTCCGCGGTTCCCCGCGCGAGGTCGATCAGCACGTCGTCCAATACCTCGACCGCCGCGGGATCGTGCTCGAGGATCGGCTCGACGTCTTCCATCGCCTCGTGGAGGTCCCGGTAACAGAGCAGTGAGACGGCCTTCGTCTCGGGCACCGGTTCGAGGGAGACGGTGACCTCGGTGACGATGGCCAGCGTGCCCTCGCTGCCGGCCAGCAGGCGCGCGAGGTTGACGGTGCCGGGCTCGCCAGTCTCCTCTCCTCCTGGAAGCTCCTCGCCTCGAGCCTCCGCGACGAGTCGATCGAGGTTGTACCCTGACACGTTCCGCTTGAGATCGGGATACGTTTCCTCGATCAGCTCGGCCTCCTCCTCGAGGATTCGGTTCACCTCGGCGTAGATCCGCCCCTCGAGGTCGCCGTCGGGATCGGCGCGGTCCTCGATTTCCTCGAGCGTGACCTCGCCGAACTCGGTGACGGTGCCGTCGGCGAGGACGACCTCCGCGGACTCGATGTAGGCGTCGGTCTTGCCGTACTTCAAGGAGTGCGAACCCGTCGAGTTGTTCCCGATGGCGCCGCCGATGGCGCTTTTGTCTCCCCACGCGGGATCGGGCGCGAACTTGAGGTCGTGGGGGGAAAGCGCCTCGTTTAACGTCCCGAGGATCGTCCCGGGCTGGACCGTCGCCGTCCGCCCGTCGGGGTCGATCTCGAGAATCTCGTTCATGTGGCGGGTGAAATCGAGCACGACGGCCCGGTTGACCGTCTGGCCCGCGAGGCTCGTTCCGCCGCCCCGCGGGAGCACCGGAATCCGTCGCTCGGCGCAGTATTCGAGGATGCCGGCGACGTCGCCCGTCGACTCGGGGAAGGCGACGGCGATCGGCGTCACTTCGTAGGCGCTCGCGTCGGTCGCGTACAGTTGGCGCGAGTAGGAGTCGGCCCGTACCTCGCAGTCGACGAGCCGTTCCAGGTCGTCGACCAGCGCCGGGCGATCGACGTCGTCGCTCCGGTAATCGTAGTTCGCTCGCCGATCGGCGGCGGGATCGACGCTCGGCTCCAGCGACATACCCGCCCCTTGGGTGCGGAGCGTAAAAGCATCGGCCCTCTCGGGCTCGAGCAACGGGCGAGGGCAGGGGTAGCGGCGACCGACGGGGGAATCGGTCGCCGGTGAACGCCGGTAGGCAACGCCTGCACGAGGATGCCCCCGACAGATACCATGTGTGACTTCGGGGTGCCGTCCGCTGGTGCGGACGGTGATAGCCGTTACCATGCAGCAGAACACAAGCGGTGTGCCTAACAGGTTGGGTGAGGCGGGGATCGCCGCCGTACGGACCGGCCGAGTAGTGTCGAACGATCGGTCCGACTGACCACAATCCCTATGCTGCCAGTTGGAGACGACGACGTATGCTCGATTTCGTCGACCTCGAGGCCGACCTCGACGAGGAGGAGCGGCTGATCCGGGATACCGCCAGGGAGTTCGTCACGGAGCAGATCAAGCCGGACATCGGCGATCACTTCGAAGCCGGAACCTTTCCGACCGAACTCATCCCCGAGATGGGCGAGCTCGGTTTCTACGCGCCCAACCTCGAGGGGTACGGCTCGCCGAACGTCTCCGAGACGGCCTACGGGCTCTTGATGCAGGAACTCGAGGCGGGCGACTCGGGGCTGCGCTCGATGGCCTCCGTCCAGGGGGCGCTCGTGATGTACCCGATCCACGCCTACGGCAGCGAGGCCCAGAAGGAGCGGTGGCTCCCCGCGCTCGGCGAGGGCGAAGCCGTCGGCTGCTTCGGCCTGACCGAACCCGAACACGGCTCGAACCCCGCCGGCATGGAAACGAACGCTGAGCGCGACGGCTCGGGCTACGTCCTCAACGGCTCGAAGACCTGGATCACGAACGCGCCGATCGCCGATCTGGCCGTCGTCTGGGCGCGGGACCGCTCGAGCGACGACGAACCAGTCCGCGGGTTCCTCGTCGAAACCGATCGCGACGGCGTTACCACGAACGAGATCGACGAGAAGCTCTCGATGCGAGCCTCGATTACGGGCGAGATCGGCCTCCGCGACGTCTTCGTTCCCGAGGAAAACGTCCTGCCGGGCGTTTCGGGGATGAAGGGGCCGCTGTCCTGTCTCACGCAGGCCCGGTACGGCATCGCCTGGGGCGCCGTCGGCGCCGCCCGCGACTGCTTCGAGCAAGCCCGGGAGTACGCCCTCGAGCGCGAG carries:
- a CDS encoding acyl-CoA dehydrogenase family protein, which encodes MLDFVDLEADLDEEERLIRDTAREFVTEQIKPDIGDHFEAGTFPTELIPEMGELGFYAPNLEGYGSPNVSETAYGLLMQELEAGDSGLRSMASVQGALVMYPIHAYGSEAQKERWLPALGEGEAVGCFGLTEPEHGSNPAGMETNAERDGSGYVLNGSKTWITNAPIADLAVVWARDRSSDDEPVRGFLVETDRDGVTTNEIDEKLSMRASITGEIGLRDVFVPEENVLPGVSGMKGPLSCLTQARYGIAWGAVGAARDCFEQAREYALEREQFGGPIGRFQLQQEKLAEMATQITLAQLLAYRLADLKERGDLRPQHVSMAKRNNVRTAREQSKVAREMLGGNGITTDYSPMRHMANMETVYTYEGTHDIHTLILGEELTGIQAFE
- a CDS encoding FAD-binding and (Fe-S)-binding domain-containing protein is translated as MSLEPSVDPAADRRANYDYRSDDVDRPALVDDLERLVDCEVRADSYSRQLYATDASAYEVTPIAVAFPESTGDVAGILEYCAERRIPVLPRGGGTSLAGQTVNRAVVLDFTRHMNEILEIDPDGRTATVQPGTILGTLNEALSPHDLKFAPDPAWGDKSAIGGAIGNNSTGSHSLKYGKTDAYIESAEVVLADGTVTEFGEVTLEEIEDRADPDGDLEGRIYAEVNRILEEEAELIEETYPDLKRNVSGYNLDRLVAEARGEELPGGEETGEPGTVNLARLLAGSEGTLAIVTEVTVSLEPVPETKAVSLLCYRDLHEAMEDVEPILEHDPAAVEVLDDVLIDLARGTAEFGPVTEILPDGTNAVLLVEFYAEDVDHGREQVAGLLADRCPDASAEGEPADDAPRTDAATLAIDALEAYDEEERAKLWKLRKSGLPILLSRTTDEKHISFIEDTAVPPAKLPEFVEGFEAILENHDTYASFYAHAGPGVLHVRPLVNTKTDVGLEQLHGIADDVTDLVVELGGSVSGEHGDGRARTQWNRKLYREELWQTFQDLKTAFDPDWILNPGQVVFREENPTDLREHLRFDPDYEFEAGFEPELEWDNDNGMQGMVELCHGCGGCRGQQSTTGGVMCPTYRASREEITATRGRANALRQAMSGNLEPEEAFSDEFVEEVMGLCIGCKGCSIDCPSEVDMAKLKAEVTHEYHRRNGATLRDRLFANVATLSKLGSRFAPLSNVASKVPGARKLLEATIGIDSDRPLPEFRSTTFRDWFEHRGGSRVSEGEADRKAILYPDTYTNYSYPEAGKAAVRVLEAAGVHVAVPDDPDLCDTGRPAFSKGFLEQARETAVENVEALAPRVADGWDVVVIEPSDAVMFQSDYLDLLDDEAAETLASGTHGVCEYLDSFRLDEEIEFDAPAETLTYHGHCHQKSTAKDHHAVGVLRRAGYAVDPLDSGCCGMAGSFGYEAEHASMSDAIADILYEQVDESDGDRVVAPGASCRTQLEGRPGADEKPPTPIEAVAEALE